A window of the Garra rufa chromosome 10, GarRuf1.0, whole genome shotgun sequence genome harbors these coding sequences:
- the rab6bb gene encoding RAB6B, member RAS oncogene family b: MSMGSDFGNPLRKFKLVFLGEQSVGKTSLITRFMYDSFDNTYQATIGIDFLSKTMYLEDRTVRLQLWDTAGQERFRSLIPSYIRDSTVAVVVYDITNVNSFQLTSKWIDDVRTERGSDVIIMLVGNKTDLEEKRQITIEEGEQRAKELNVMFIETSAKTGSNVKQLFRRVAAALPGMESLDDNNKEGMIDIKLDKQPDPPATESGCSC, from the exons ATGTCCATGGGAAGTGACTTTGGGAACCCTTTACGGAAATTCAAACTTGTTTTTTTAGGGGAGCAAAGCG TTGGGAAAACATCGCTGATAACAAGGTTCATGTATGACAGTTTTGACAACACCTACCAG GCAACCATTGGAATTGACTTTCTATCAAAAACTATGTATCTGGAAGACCGAACC GTGAGGTTACAGCTATGGGACACCGCAGGACAGGAGCGTTTTAGGAGTCTTATCCCAAGCTACATTAGAGACTCCACAGTGGCTGTGGTGGTGTATGATATCACAA ATGTCAATTCGTTCCAGCTAACCTCCAAATGGATTGATGATGTCAGGACAGAGAGAGGAAGTGATGTCATTATCATGCTGGTGGGCAATAAAACAGACCTTGAGGAAAAGAG GCAAATCACCATAGAGGAGGGTGAGCAGCGGGCCAAAGAGCTGAATGTGATGTTTATCGAGACTAGTGCAAAGACTGGCAGCAATGTTAAACAG TTGTTTCGGCGAGTGGCTGCTGCTTTGCCCGGAATGGAGAGCTTGGATGATAACAACAAAGAAGGAA TGATTGACATCAAGCTGGACAAACAGCCAGATCCTCCGGCCACTGAAAGCGGGTGCTCCTGTTAG
- the LOC141344542 gene encoding zona pellucida sperm-binding protein 4-like: MGFPAQNPQALMFQSSDHRFKQSAQQQSAQQVPQKFQLQQPVKAEPVDKCAVADYEQIQCGQPGISGAECEAINCCFNGQQCYYGKAVTVQCIRDGQFVVVVARDVTLPRLSLDSVRLVGGSEPPCTPVDSTPFFAIYQFPVTACGTSMMEDSGYVVYENRMTSSYEVGVGPFGSITRDSHFELLFQCRYSGTAVEALVVEVNSVPAPPPVAAPGPLRVELRLANGQCVTKGCAEGDEAYTSYYGAADYPVTKVLREPVYVEVRILERTDPNLVLMLGRCWATSTPSPLSLPQWDLLIDGCPYYDDRYLTALVPLTRASGLQFPTHYKRFVVKMFTFVDPASLAPLQETIFIHCSTAVCHPSSGSCEQSCGRKRRDVAVRTSTIGQTVSSGEVRLVV; the protein is encoded by the exons ATGGGTTTTCCAGCTCAGAATCCTCAAGCTCTGATGTTCCAGTCGTCTGACCATCGGTTTAAACAGTCAGCTCAACAACAATCTGCTCAGCAGGTTCCTCAGAAGTTTCAGCTTCAGCAGCCAGTGAAGGCCGAGCCTGTTGACAAATGTGCTGTAGCTGATTATGAGCAGATCCAATGTGGACAACCTGGTATCAGTGGTGCTGAGTGTGAGGCTATCAACTGCTGCTTTAACGGACAACAGTGTTACTATGGGAAAGCCG TGACTGTCCAGTGTATTAGAGATGGTCAGTTTGTGGTAGTGGTGGCTAGAGATGTTACGCTGCCTCGACTGAGTCTGGATTCAGTCCGTCTAGTGGGTGGAAGTGAACCACCTTGCACTCCTGTGGACTCTACACCTTTCTTTGCTATATACCAGTTCCCTGTCACCGCATGTGGCACGAGCATGATG GAGGACAGTGGATATGTGGTGTATGAAAACAGAATGACCTCCTCGTATGAAGTAGGCGTTGGTCCGTTTGGTTCCATCACGAGAGACAGCCATTTTGA GCTTCTCTTCCAGTGTAGGTACTCTGGTACTGCTGTGGAAGCTCTGGTTGTGGAGGTCAACAGTGTTCCTGCACCTCCACCAGTAGCTGCTCCTGGACCTCTCAGAGTGGAGCTTAGACTGGCCAATGGCCAATGTGTCACCAAAGGTTGCGCAGAAG GGGATGAGGCCTACACGTCCTACTACGGTGCTGCTGATTATCCCGTCACGAAAGTCCTGCGAGAGCCTGTGTATGTTGAGGTGCGCATTCTGGAGAGGACTGACCCCAACCTTGTCCTGATGCTGGGACGTTGTTGGGCGACATCAACCCCCAGTCCACTCAGTCTACCCCAGTGGGATCTTCTGATTGATGG ATGCCCTTACTATGATGACCGTTACCTGACCGCACTGGTTCCACTGACTAGAGCGTCTGGTCTTCAGTTCCCAACCCACTACAAGCGCTTCGTTGTCAAGATGTTCACGTTTGTTGATCCAGCATCACTGGCTCCTCTGCAGGAAACC ATCTTCATCCATTGCAGTACAGCGGTGTGCCATCCCTCTTCTGGCTCCTGTGAGCAAAGCTGTGGCAGGAAGA GAAGAGATGTTGCTGTGAGGACCTCCACTATTGGACAAACTGTTTCCAGTGGAGAAGTGAGATTGGTTGTATGA